The nucleotide sequence TAATGACCATTTTCCTTTGAGATTAGAAGCCGATGTTTTATTGTATGGAGGAGCTAATGCAGGAGAAGTGAAATTAAACGACAAAGGAGAATATGATGCCAACAAATATTCTACTTATGTGGAAGCAAGTTACCCATTGATACGAGGGAAGAAAACCAATTTAAAAGCCTTGGTTGGAGCAGGCTTTGCTCTTAATCCAGGTGACAACAATAAAGGAGAAACAACTTTTTTGTATGGTAATGGCGAAAACAAATTTGACCTGGTTAATGTTGGTCTTGTGGCAATAAGAAACCTGAAAATATTTGATGCAAATTTCCCAGTAAATGCTGGAGTCCTCTGGAATCCTTCTCAAAAGTACGCAAGAGTACAGCTTTCAACTACCCTTTTCTAGAAACATAGAAACTTTAATTAGTCTCTCCTTAAACCACCTATAATTTACTGATTATTAGTATTTTGGGTTTAAAATAGCTTGTTTTTTATTGCAAGAATTTGTATCTTAGAGCTTTAAAACCTTGCAAATATGTTGGGGAAAAATCCAGAAAAGAAGCCAGAATTATTCCGCCCAATGTTGGTGGATTTTATTAACCACGAGCATGAACTTGTTCTACTTTCAGAAAAAATAGATTGGAATTATTTTGAGAAAGAATTTTCGCCCTTGTATTCCAAAGTGGGCAATCCGAGCCATCCGATTCGGTTTATGGTGGGTTGTTTGCTACTGAAACATTTGTATAATTTGGGCGATGAGACTTTGGAAAAAGCCTGGATCATGAATCCTTATATGCAGCATTTTTGTGGCAGGGTTTTCTTTGAACACGAATTTCCTTGTGACCCGAGTAATTTTGTTCATTTCCGAAAAAGAATTGGCGAAAAAGGTATCGAAAAAATCTTTGCCTACAGCGTAAGAATGCACGATGCCAAGACGAACACCTCAAATTTTGTTTTGTCCGATACTACCGTTCAGGAGAATAATACCTCTTTTCCTACCGATGCAAAATTGTGCAAAAAAGTGATCGATTATTGCAACAAAATAGCCGGAAATGAAGGCATAAAACAAAGACAACGCTACACAAAAGTCAGCAAACAAATGGTGCGCAACACCTACAACGGAAAACATCCCAAGCGGGCAAAAGCGGCAAGGAAATCTCAAAGACAGCTCAAAACCATCGCCATGAGACTGATTCGTGAATTGCAACGGAATTTTAATGCAGAACAGCAAGAATTTTATAAAGATTTAATGACATTGTACACCAAGGTTGTCACACAAAAAAGAAACGATGCCGATAAAATTTACAGCATTCACAAGCCTTTTACCCGATGTATTGCCAAAGGAAAAGCGCATAGCCAGTATGAAATGCGAAGCATTCGTGAATACCATTAAAAAACAATAATAAAGCAATGAACAATTTGGGAATAAGGTAGGTTTGATAACCACCGCCAACAAAGGCAAGAAAATCATTCTCGGGATTAAAGCATTTTTGCAAACTCCTTACGATGGTCACACCATAGAACCACTTTTGGAACAGATGGAAACCGGTGGTCAAAAGCTCCCAAAAGAACTCGTTTACGATAGAGGTGGCAGAGGAAAATCAGAAATAAAGGGCGTGAAAATCTCCATCCCAAGCACTCCAAGAAAAAAAGACACTGCTTATCAAAAGCAGACAAAGCGCAAAAAATTTAGAACCAGAGCGGCAATAGAACCTATGGTAAGTGGTCTACTTTTTTGACAGTTTGTAAATATAGTTTTTTCATTTGAAATTTGCATGCGCCAACCGAAACGGAATCGGGCTCTGCTGAGGAGCAACCTGAGAGGGATAGGTTGGCCGACGAAATATAGTTTTCAAGGGCACTGCTTTTTGCGGTGCTTTTTTCTGAATTATATTTCAGAAGTTCATGCCTTAAAAAAACCTTATGCTGCCTCATATTCCGATGGGGTTTTAAAGTCCAGTGCTTCGTGCGGACGTTCATAATTGTAGTCTTCTATCCAGCGTTCCGTAAGGTCTTTTACATCCTGAAGGGAGAAAAAAAGGTTGGCGTCCAGCACATCTTCTCTGTAGGTTTTGTTGAAACGCTCGATAATGGCATTCTGCTGTGGCTTTCCTTTTTGGATTTTAACCCATTCAATGTTGTTTTTATCCAGCCAATCCTGGAAAAGGCCCGAGGTAAACTCCGGGCCGTTGTCCGTGCGTATTCCCTTGGGCTTGCCGTGCTTCTCAATCATGCGCTCCAAAAAATGGATGACCGCTCTGGACGGCATGGATGTACGCGCATCAATCCCCAGACATTTTCTGTTGTACTGATCAACAATATTCAGCGTTCGAAATCGGGATCCCCTCGCCAGTGCGTCACTCATAAAGTCCATTGCCCACTCATCATTTCGCTCCATGGGAACGGAAATAGGATTGGCAGGATTGTCAAACCGTTTCCTTTTCATTCTTTTGTAAAGCGAAAAACCATACTTCTGATAGACCCTTCGGATTTGCGAAGAACCGTACCCCGGGTACTTTTTACGAACCTTCACGATGACTTTCTTGCGTCCCAGCCTGCTGGTTCCCAATATCGAGGTGATGGCTTCTCGAAGTTTTTCATCTTTTTCGGGCATCCGTTTTTTATAATATTTTGAGGTTCTTGAGCGTCCCATTACGCGGCACACCTTAGCATAACTTATCTCCGGTCTTTTCTCCCGAATATAAGCAATACAACGCTCCTTCTGATAAGGTGTTACCACTTTTTTGAGTTGACCTCCTTTAAAATATCGATGGAAATCTGCTGGTCCGCCACAATGCGCTTGAGACGGGCATTCTCCGCTTCAAGTTCCTTGACGCGCTGGAGTTCCGAAAGACTCATTCCTCCATACTTGCTCTTCCAGTTGTAAAATGTTTGTTCGGAGATACCGTATTCCCGGCAGATCTCCGCCACTTTCTTGCCTTCCTGCTGGCTCTGGAGCATCCTGATAATCTGAGGCTCCGTAAATCTTGATTTTTTCATTGCTTTTTTTCCAAAGTTAAAGTTAATACTCCAATTTTAACCTGTCTGAAAAAAGCAGCCATGTACCCTATCATCGGACATTTAAAAACCGATTTTAGGCTGGCAAAAAATTACTTCATGGGAGAAACGGGACCACAAATCAATGCATTACTAGCTGCAACCGCTTGGAACGTGAAGAAAATGATGGAACTACTGAAACAGAAAATTATTTTCTTATCTTATAAGATACAAATTATGCTGTTTTCTAATCCTGTTTTTAAAAATAAATTAAATAGTGGGTTTTGTTAAGGAACGACTAATTATAATTAATTTTATCCAAAAGCCTGCAAATCTATATCTGCAGGCTTTTTCTTCAATAATTAATTCCTTTTGATTTTGATTTGATTTTTTTCGGTGGCATTAACGATTTTTGAAATATCATCTGGCGTAAACTTCCCTTTTACATCTACAAAAATCGTTTCATCATTATCATCTCTGACTGTAATTATCATACGTTTGATGATGTCGTCTGTTTGTTTAGCATTAAGGCTTATCAGATTTCCTTGTTGTTTTACAGACATCCATTCTTCGTAGTTATTATTGTCAAGATATTTCTGAAATTCGGCTTTGAATGGCGTTTTGGAACTTTCCACAATCAAAACTTTTACATCGCTGATTTTCTTTATCAAGTCTATTACTTCCTGACTTTCGCCGTCCTCTCTCAAAGCATTTTTCACATAGGATTTCGCCAAGAAAGTAGGAACATTGATACTGACAAAAGTCGAATTTTCTTTGAATCCTGGGTTGTCAAAAAAATCGGTGTGAACTTTTTTCTGAGAAACCATACACGATTGTAAAAAGAAACCGACAATCGCTAAAATGATAATGTATATAAATTTTAACATAATTTCTAATTGATTGCGTTAATAGTAGAGCCCGTCATTTCATTGGCAGATTTTGTCACTTTAGAAGGATTACCTCTGTACTGTACAGACGCTGCAGATGTCGCACTTGCGGTTAAACTTTCTGTTGTATTGATTTTCACACTTGCTCCGGAAGAGGCATCTACAACTGCAGATTTGGTTACGAAATCCCCTGCTGAGATAGAACTTCCGCTGCTTGCACTGTAAACTCCCGAGTCTGCTTTTCCTGACAATTTGATAGAACTTCCGCTGCTTGCTTCCAAAGCTAGAGATTTGGTTTCCAAATTCATTTTTACGCTTACACCAGAAGAAACATCCAGTGCTGTGTTTGTATAGATTTTAAAACTTCCTGAAACCTGTGACCCAGATGAACAGCTTGCCACAAAAGTAGTTTCGTTAATCTGATTTACTGCTTTGAAAATCGAACCAGATTTGGTAATCAATTTTGATAATTTTGGGCCTGAAACAATCACTTTAAGACTATTGAAATTAAGATTTTTAACCCCTTTATTTCTGACAAATATTTTCAAAACACCGTTTTCAACTTCTGTGATAACATATTGTTGCTTTTCTGGCTCCACTTTCACAACCACACTTTGCGTTGGACTTTGAGTGAATTCTACATCTACTCCAGAAGAAGTTTCTATTCCGTTAAAAGCTGGGACGTTTCTCACACTTCCAATCTGGACATTGGCTGATTTTATACTAGACACTGGATTTAATGAAGTGACATTTTTTGTTTCAGACATCAGGTTATTGACATCCTCCATAGAAATTTTCCCGTCCAACATCATTAGAACTGAACTGTCTTCTGATATAATATTAAGAATCAGATTGTCCATCACATTGGCTGTGATATCCTGTGCCATAAATTTGATTTTAGCATCACGATTGTTCACAGTCACCAATTCCTCATACTTCATATTTTTGAGAGAATTTGCAATTTCCTTTTCGATTTTCCCGCCATTGATAGTGGGATTATTTGACATTTCGGATTTTTCCAGAACCAGCATTTTCAGTCCATTCACTTTTCCTAAAAGCGGTTGAATTTTCCCCAATTCTTCATCATCGATTTTAAGGTTATTCAGCAATTTGAACATAGGTTTGGCAATTTTGATAGAGGTTACACCTTCTGTATCCTGGTATTTATCAAAGAGCTTATTGAGTTCTTCTGTCTGTCCGAAAATATTCGTTGAGAGAAGAAATAATACGATTAATATTGATATTTTTTTCATTGTAATAATTTTGGTCTTTGCAATCGCTACTTTATTAGTACTAATTTTCAGAATTTTCTTTGACAGCGATTTTAATTAATGTTAAAAATTTAGAATCCTATAAAAATCAACGGTTTGATTTTGAGCAGATTCTGCGTGATTTATGGTTTGAGTAACGTTACTTGCGAAAAAATTAAAAGTATCCTCTGTCACCGCAATAGCTTCCTGCTCGCTGTATATTGGTTTTCCATTGATAATCACATAATTCGGATTATAATCTGAATCTGAGTTTACTTTATTTAGGTTTTGATTATCTATTTTAATTTCTTTTGGTTGCTGATAAGCAAACTGTGTTGTTGATGGTTGATTTTCAACTGCATTTTTCTTTGCTACTTTCTGTGTTTTTGGCTGAGTATTTTGTTGAGTTAAAACTGGCTGTTGAGTTGAACCATTTTCAATTGGAGAAACTTTTGGCGTTTCAACTTTCTTAGGAGTTTCTGTGTGTTTTGCAATTTGAGGTTCAATATTTTCCGGATTGTTAAACATCCAAAATCCACTGATTCCCATTAGTAAAACTAAACTCGCTGCCATCCAATATTGTGTGTAAGATTTTCTTTTCACAATTGGTAGTGCTACTATTTTTGGTTCTTTTGTGACATTTTGCTTTGTCGCTTTCTTTAAGAAATCCTCGAACTTGATATCTAATTTCTCCTTTTTCTCTTCATCCAGAATAGAAAAATAAGGATTATCACTCTCGTTTTTGAGAAACAGATGTTCTTCCGGCGACAGCTCTTCGCCTGCGAAGAATTTAGATTCCCAATCCTTGTATCTGTCTGTTTTCATACGCATAAAGTTGGTTAATTGATTCTTTCACCTTTTGTCTGGCTCTCATCAGGTTCACGCGGACTGCATTTTCCTCCATCTCCATGATTTCCGAAATCTCCGAAATCTCATATTCCTCGACATCTTTTAAGTGAATGACCATTTTTTGTTTCTCGGGCAGTTGGTTGATAAATCCCAAAATCTGCTCTCTCATATTATTGGTTTCAATCTGATAAAGTTCTGACTGATGCCTTGTCTGGCTTGCAAATCCAAGTTTCACTTCGTGATGTTTCAGTCGGTTCAGGCATTCATTTTTTACACTTCGCAGGGCAAAACTTTTCAGATTTTCCACAACCATCAATTCATCTTTCTTTTGCCAGAATTTCATCATCAAATCCATTACGACATCTTCCGCTTCATCTGCGCTCATTAAAAACTTTTTTGCAAAACGGTACATCTCATCTTTGAGTATGTAGACCGTTTGTTTAAAGTTGTCTTGAGTCATAGATTCAGTTTATTGTTTGAGGTTAAAAGCTTTTGATCTTTAATCCTCATCATTTCTTGGTTGTTTAAAAGTAAGACATCTTCAGCTTACAATTTATTACATCAAAAATAAAAAAAGAACTTTAAAAATATTTAAAGTTCTGATAATCAATTCACTTAAATGAATATTATTAAGATAATGCTCTGAATAACTGAGGAAACATTTTCATATTTTTAGGATTTAATTTTTTATCTTTAACCTCAGTTTCTATTTTATCTTTCTTTTCTGGAAACATTTTGATCAGCTCATCTTTCGTTTTTGGCAGTTGCAAAATTTGACCGTCTTTTTTTTGAAAATAAAAAATATCTGGCAAGTCATAGTAAGTATTTTCTTTTTCTCTATCAAAAGAATCTTGAGCATATTTACCTTTGTCATACGTCTTAGATATTCTCATCAGAAGAGTAGCCGTTTCTAATTTTTTAACTTCAAATAAATATCCAATTACTTTTTTCCCATTGTATGGATACTCTAACAAATATAAAATTTCGTCACTGTCGATAATATGTATTGGAGAATATTCTGGGTTTTTGTAAATGGTCATATTCTTACCATTATTAATAATATCCACTTCATCTTTATATGCATTATATCGCATATCTACTAATTTTTGATTGTTAGCTATTCTTGCTTTTTTGTATTCTGCGTATAAATAAGGCGAGCCTTTCGTTTCAAGTGGATTTACATATCCAGCTCTTGCAATTAAAGTCTCTCTAGTAACCGGACTATTATTAACATTCGCATTCCCTTGTTGACAATAAACTAAAGTAGAAACGAAAGCAGATAGAAATAATATTCTTTTCATGGTTTAAATATATTTAGTAACAAATATAACTATTTTGCTACTTAAATTATTCTCCCGCATTCACATTAACAGAATCACTTTCTGCCGAAGCACCTTTAGGATTCATCGTTTTGTTGAACTTTTCCATTTCGAAAGGGAAATTTTCAAATAATCCTGATAATGACAATGCGGAATATACCCTTTGTGAATACTTATTTCCAATGGCAACTATAGTAACTTTAGATTTCAGAAGATGCGCAAAAACCGAATTGGTCCCGTGCCACCAACCGTTGTGATAAGTTAATTTTTCTCCATTATCAAATTCCTTCATACGGAACCCAAGACCATAATTATTAATTCCTTTTTTCTCGTTACTATAAGGTTCGAAGATTTTGCTTTGCAAATCCGGCTTCAGGAAATCTTTGGAATATAGTGCAATCGAAAAGTTAAGCAAATCTCTCGGTGTTGTATATACATTTTTATCGCCATAAATCAAATCCAGATTCGCCAAAGGATATAATCTATAACCGCTGTAAAACGATTGCGACGCTATTGGAATATCTTTTCTCTGGAAAATATAGGTATGATTCATCTTCAACGGTTTGAAAACAATCTCCTGCATCGCTTCCGGAAAAGGTGTTGCTGTCACTTTTTCTACAATCAGAGCCAACAAAGCAAAATTGGTGTTGCAGTACATAAATCCTGTGTTGGAAAGTCGCGCCAATTCCGGTTTGTATTTAATCAACATATCCAAAACATCCTGATTCGTCAAAAATTCTTTTTTCAATTCCTCCGGAGCAGGTTTGATACCTTGGTCGAAATGTTCATATTTTGGAAGGCCGCTTCTTTGGGACAACAGACTGAAAACCGTGATTTCTTTGTAAGGAAACTTTGGAAAAAACTTAGTTAAGTCATCTTCCATTTTCAGTTTTCCTGCTTCAACCAATTTCAAAACAGCCATTGCGGTC is from Epilithonimonas vandammei and encodes:
- a CDS encoding DUF4252 domain-containing protein, which encodes MKKISILIVLFLLSTNIFGQTEELNKLFDKYQDTEGVTSIKIAKPMFKLLNNLKIDDEELGKIQPLLGKVNGLKMLVLEKSEMSNNPTINGGKIEKEIANSLKNMKYEELVTVNNRDAKIKFMAQDITANVMDNLILNIISEDSSVLMMLDGKISMEDVNNLMSETKNVTSLNPVSSIKSANVQIGSVRNVPAFNGIETSSGVDVEFTQSPTQSVVVKVEPEKQQYVITEVENGVLKIFVRNKGVKNLNFNSLKVIVSGPKLSKLITKSGSIFKAVNQINETTFVASCSSGSQVSGSFKIYTNTALDVSSGVSVKMNLETKSLALEASSGSSIKLSGKADSGVYSASSGSSISAGDFVTKSAVVDASSGASVKINTTESLTASATSAASVQYRGNPSKVTKSANEMTGSTINAIN
- a CDS encoding DUF4252 domain-containing protein, producing the protein MLKFIYIIILAIVGFFLQSCMVSQKKVHTDFFDNPGFKENSTFVSINVPTFLAKSYVKNALREDGESQEVIDLIKKISDVKVLIVESSKTPFKAEFQKYLDNNNYEEWMSVKQQGNLISLNAKQTDDIIKRMIITVRDDNDETIFVDVKGKFTPDDISKIVNATEKNQIKIKRN
- a CDS encoding transposase → MKKSRFTEPQIIRMLQSQQEGKKVAEICREYGISEQTFYNWKSKYGGMSLSELQRVKELEAENARLKRIVADQQISIDILKEVNSKKW
- a CDS encoding IS5 family transposase, with protein sequence MLGKNPEKKPELFRPMLVDFINHEHELVLLSEKIDWNYFEKEFSPLYSKVGNPSHPIRFMVGCLLLKHLYNLGDETLEKAWIMNPYMQHFCGRVFFEHEFPCDPSNFVHFRKRIGEKGIEKIFAYSVRMHDAKTNTSNFVLSDTTVQENNTSFPTDAKLCKKVIDYCNKIAGNEGIKQRQRYTKVSKQMVRNTYNGKHPKRAKAARKSQRQLKTIAMRLIRELQRNFNAEQQEFYKDLMTLYTKVVTQKRNDADKIYSIHKPFTRCIAKGKAHSQYEMRSIREYH
- a CDS encoding sigma-70 family RNA polymerase sigma factor yields the protein MTQDNFKQTVYILKDEMYRFAKKFLMSADEAEDVVMDLMMKFWQKKDELMVVENLKSFALRSVKNECLNRLKHHEVKLGFASQTRHQSELYQIETNNMREQILGFINQLPEKQKMVIHLKDVEEYEISEISEIMEMEENAVRVNLMRARQKVKESINQLYAYENRQIQGLGI
- a CDS encoding serine hydrolase domain-containing protein; protein product: MNFRKIITVSLAFATIISCKKQKEETTEIYQSKLPNYSNVDLSKVFTPAESTLENESTILPLINNYYQKVWEQGDLSGGILVAKGDKIIFEKYRGFGRENMQMPIDANTPLHVASVSKTMTAMAVLKLVEAGKLKMEDDLTKFFPKFPYKEITVFSLLSQRSGLPKYEHFDQGIKPAPEELKKEFLTNQDVLDMLIKYKPELARLSNTGFMYCNTNFALLALIVEKVTATPFPEAMQEIVFKPLKMNHTYIFQRKDIPIASQSFYSGYRLYPLANLDLIYGDKNVYTTPRDLLNFSIALYSKDFLKPDLQSKIFEPYSNEKKGINNYGLGFRMKEFDNGEKLTYHNGWWHGTNSVFAHLLKSKVTIVAIGNKYSQRVYSALSLSGLFENFPFEMEKFNKTMNPKGASAESDSVNVNAGE
- a CDS encoding IS3 family transposase, whose protein sequence is MVTPYQKERCIAYIREKRPEISYAKVCRVMGRSRTSKYYKKRMPEKDEKLREAITSILGTSRLGRKKVIVKVRKKYPGYGSSQIRRVYQKYGFSLYKRMKRKRFDNPANPISVPMERNDEWAMDFMSDALARGSRFRTLNIVDQYNRKCLGIDARTSMPSRAVIHFLERMIEKHGKPKGIRTDNGPEFTSGLFQDWLDKNNIEWVKIQKGKPQQNAIIERFNKTYREDVLDANLFFSLQDVKDLTERWIEDYNYERPHEALDFKTPSEYEAA